The window TCTTCATGCGGATCTGGTTGATGAAGATAACAACACAGTTGGACTTGTGGATGGTACCAGTCAGCTTGCGCAGGGCGTGCGACATGAGGCGCGCCTGTCCACCCACCTGGGTCTCACCCATCTGGCCTTCGAGCTCGGCCTGCGGGATGAGCGCGGCAACGGAGTCGATGACCACAACGTCCATGGCACCGGAGCGGACCAGCAGGTCGGCGATTTCCAGTGCCTGCTCGCCGTAGTCGGGCTGGGAGATGAGCAGTTCGTCGGTTTTGACGCCAAGACGTTTGGCGTAGCCGGGATCAAGGGCGTGCTCGGCATCCACGAAGGCCGCGTTGCCGCCAGCTTTCTGCGCCTCTGCCACGATGTGCAGGGCCAGAGTGGTTTTACCCGAGGATTCCGGGCCGTAAATTTCTATGACACGTCCACGCGGCACACCGCCGATGCCAAGAGCCATATCAAGGCCGATGGAACCAGTGGGGATGAACGGGATGGAATGGGACGCTTCGTCGTCGAGACGCATGATGGACCCTTTACCGAACTTGCGTTCGATAGTGGTCAGAGCGGTTCCGAGAGCTTCCTTACGCAGAACTTCGGGGTCGACGGCCTTTCGTGCCATGGGATTCTCCTTACAGGATTACAGACGCAACAATTAAAGCAACACGTCTATCTAACAGATAGAGGCACGGCGGGCAACAGGCATCTAAGCGGGTGGAATGGGCTAAAACGAGGGAGTGCTAGTCGGCTGGTTTACCAATGGATACAGTCGTTTCAGGCATCTCAAGGGCCTTTTGGTCATTGATGAATTGAGCTAACTTGCGATCAAAGGTGAGGATATGATTAAGAAGCCATGAACGGAGGAAAGCGAGGACGACTGCAGGCTCTGGAATTTGCTGTTCATACATGTCCCGTTGGAACTGCTTGACGTCGTTCTTGAGCTTGCGATGCTGCGCATGATGCTCTCCTCGTTCGGGATAGCGGACCTCAGTCATCAGAGCTTCTTCTGAATTGAAGTGGAAAACCGTATACTCTCTGAGTTGCTTGATAGCGCTATCCACCATATTTCTGTCAGGCGGGCCTTCTACGGTCTCA of the Pseudodesulfovibrio sp. zrk46 genome contains:
- the recA gene encoding recombinase RecA; this encodes MARKAVDPEVLRKEALGTALTTIERKFGKGSIMRLDDEASHSIPFIPTGSIGLDMALGIGGVPRGRVIEIYGPESSGKTTLALHIVAEAQKAGGNAAFVDAEHALDPGYAKRLGVKTDELLISQPDYGEQALEIADLLVRSGAMDVVVIDSVAALIPQAELEGQMGETQVGGQARLMSHALRKLTGTIHKSNCVVIFINQIRMKIGMTGYGNPETTSGGNALKFYASCRLDIRRIQTLKDKDESFGIRARVKIVKNKVAPPFREAIVDVLYGQGISRMGELIDMGVEHGIIDKSGSWFSFGSEKLGQGKENVRALLQENPDIANAVEEKLMMHLGFREDPDAEAGDAGE
- a CDS encoding bacteriohemerythrin — encoded protein: MPKIQWNKELSVGVNEIDDQHKELIKIANLLLETVEGPPDRNMVDSAIKQLREYTVFHFNSEEALMTEVRYPERGEHHAQHRKLKNDVKQFQRDMYEQQIPEPAVVLAFLRSWLLNHILTFDRKLAQFINDQKALEMPETTVSIGKPAD